CAAGAGTCAAGGCTCAAGATGGGACTCTTGACTCCTAACTAGCTAACAGAGTTTTTTCTAGAGGAGTCCAACGGAAAGTGCGATCGCCTCCTCTTTCAATTACTACTTTCACACGCGGTTCCAATTTGGGCAAAGTCGCTAAGTACTCAATTTCCTCATCAGAAAGAATATGTCCCTCAATAATCCACAACACTAGCCCCTTTGATTTTGGTGGTAGCTGTTCTAGGTTATAGTTGAGAATCGGTGGCACATAGTAGACAGAACCTACTGCCGCACCACCCGTACTCTTTTTACCCAAATGAGGCGGTCTGACTCCATGTACACCAGTAAGATAGGCAGCCACATCCCCTAGTCCCCTAGCCGTAATGTGGAGAGAGACATAGCCAGCTGCACGTAGTCGGCGGCGATACCGACCTTCATACCCCCCTTCCAAGGGTACGTATACACCTAATGACCCCAATTTTTCCAATTCGCGAATGAAGGTGTTGCCAGTGGTTATTAGTGCCATAGATTTCCGTCTTATCTTACTTAATATATATCTATTATTTACTGTCAAACGATAGATTAAGTTCAACCACTAACTTATAACTTATATAGATTAGATTCCAGGGCATTGGTCCTTGGGAGTTCTGCCCGCTCTGTAAAAAATACTTGACAAAAATAAATAGATAACTTATATTATTAGATTGTGACCATGTGTGCAAATTAGATTGCCCTTTTAATCTCATTCTGAGTCGGTATCACCATCAACGGCTGATAACGTCAACTACCTACACTGACCAATGGTTGTGTGTAGGCTTACAAGAATCAGCTTGTAACTAAGAGATGACTAGCTCACAAACCATTACCTGACACGTACTTCCAGATGTTTCCCTAGTCTGGACTATTTACAAACTACCTGATTAGTAGTGCTTGCAGAAAGGACATTTTGGTAGTGGTGAGCTAAGGGACTTACAACTTGCACGAAAGGATTATCTCCATGATTCGTGTATAAAAGATTGGTTGTTTTGTCGCTGTCCTCCTCCCTCTTCTTGCTGTGCAAGAAAATGGTCACAGGAAGCGACAAAACAACCCCGCAATTCCTCCCGACACCGAATCAAAGATTACGGTGTGGAACTCCTTGCGGGTTTAGTTGACTCCAAAGCAGATAAGTCTAGTCCAGAATGACCACAGACTGGTAAACTAAAAAAGCTTTCATGTCAATCAGGCGCTTATGGCTGACAAAAAATCAAGCCAATCCTAAGCTCCAGAAAAAGATCACTCATGTAGCCCCTGCAAACCAGGCAAAACCTGAAGCTATAGTTTATAGTTTAAGGTGAAGTAGAAACTGAGCAGTAATGTTGGTTCATGGCATTACATCAGCCTCGGTTAATGGATACTGGGCGGAAAGCAGCCGCTTAAGTCCAACTACAACACGGCAGTCGCCCACAGCGCTGCCTCCAGAAAGTGCCTTAGCAATAGCTTGGACGAAAGCATTGCTGCACGAAGCGCAGAGCTATTAAGCCTTGCCTTGATTTCTGCCCTATGCCACTCGTAACTTCTAGTTAGGAGTTTGGTTTCTCTACATTTCCATAAATGAATTTTGTGTGAAATGACAATTGAAGTGTGTTCAACACATTTAAGCAGCCGTCGGTGCGCCGGATGCTATAAACGCCTGTGAAGAACTTGTAAGTCCTGGATTACCCCAGGTGAAGATCGTTAAAACAGGAATCACACAACTTAGTAGTAGTGTGAGGTTCCATCCAGAAGTATTTCCTTCCCATTGGGAAGGCGCTTGTGGCTATTGTGGTGAAGAACTGAAAGTCAGCGGATTCACCAAACAGTTAACAGAAAACTTATTGTGTGACCGAGAATTTGGAGTGGGTGACACCAGTCCAAGATAGGCTCGTCCAGCCTCAACCTTGGTCAATCAAGCCTGTTTTCATGAGTACGTACCAAAGGTCAGCAAGTAGATTAAGGAGAACCAGTTACTGTGTCTGTAGGTATTCTCGGCACCAAGCTGGGCATGACCCAAGTATTTGACGAAGCAGGAGTAGCAATTCCTGTCACAGTTATTCAAGCTGGACCATGCACCGTTACCCAAATTAAAACGAAACAGACCGACGGTTACGCCGCCATTCAAGTTGGATTTGGCGCAGTCAAACCGAAGGCGTTAAACAGACCACTGCTGGGTCACTTGGCCAAATCCTCAGCCCCAGCATTACGTCACTTAAATGAGTACCACACTGATACTCCAAATGATTATGCTTTAGGACAAGAGATTAAAGCAGATCTTTTTACTGTTGGTCAAATTGTCGATGTAGTCGGTACAAGTATCGGACGCGGTTTTGCCGGTAACCAAAAGCGCAACAACTTTGGCCGAGGACCCATGTCACATGGTTCCAAAAACCATCGAGCGCCCGGTTCCATTGGTGCAGGTACAACACCAGGACGTGTCTATCCCGGTAAGCGGATGGCTGGACGTTTAGGTGGTACCCGCGTCACAATTCGCAAATTGACCATAGTGCGAGTAGACCTAGAACGCAATTTATTGCTAATTAAGGGAGCCATTCCAGGTAAGCCGGGGTCTTTAGTGAACGTTTTGCCTGCAAAAATAGTTGGTAAATAGTCATTAGTCATTAGTCATTAGTCATTAGTCATTAGCTAAGGACAAATGGCAAAAGACAAATGACAAAAGACAAATGACAAAGGACAAGAGACAAAAATGGTTGAAAGTGCAGTAAAAAATTGGCAAGGAGAGCAAGTCGCACAGACGACCTTTGAATTGCGAGTTGCTAAAGAAGAAACAGCGGCGCATATTGTACACCGCGCCCTGATCAGACAATTGACCAATTCTCGTCAAGGAACCGCCAGCACCAAAACTCGTTCAGAAGTAAGAGGCGGTGGTCGCAAACCTTGGCGACAAAAAGGTACTGGTCGCGCCCGGGCTGGGTCGATTCGTTCACCACTGTGGCGTGGGGGCGGTGTCATCTTTGGACCCAAACCCAGAGACTTTAACCTGAAATTAAACCGCAAAGAGAGAAGATTAGCACTGCGGACAGCCTTTGTAAGTCGGATTGATGATTTGATTGTCGTAGAAGAATTTAACGAACAACTATCACGCCCGAAAACCAAAGAGTTAGTGGGAGCTATGACTCGTTGGGGAGTAGAACCACAAAGCAAAACATTGTTAATATTGCCTGCTTTGGCAGATAATTCTAATGTTTATTTGTCAGCCCGCAACGTAGAAAATTTAAAACTAATAGCAGCTGACCAGCTAAATGTTTACGATTTGCTGCACGCTGACAAAATTGTAATTACAACATCAGCCCTAGAAAAAATTCAGGAGGTCTACAGTGCCTAACTTTGACCCCCGTAACCTCGCTGACTTAGTACGTCGCCCAATTGTCACCGAAAAGGCGACCATCCTCATGGAGCAGAATAAATACACCTTTGAAGTCATCCCAAAGGCCACCAAAACACAAATCAAAGCAGCAATCGAAGACTTATTTCAAGTCAAGGTTGTCAAAATAAATACCGCCAATCCGCCCCGTAAAAAAAAGCGCGTTGGTAGATTTATTGGTTACAAGCCGCAATATAAGCGAGCCATTGTTACCATCGCCCCAGGGGACGTAGACAAGGTTAGACAAGTCCTATTCCCAGAGCTTTAGTTTAACTCCCAACTCCCAATTCCTAACTCCTAACTCTAAATTATGGGTACTCGTTCTTATCGCCCCTATACCCCCAGTACTCGCCAAGTTACAATCTCTGACTTTGCGGAAATTACTAAAACCGAGCCGGAAAAATCCCTCACGGAATACGTACATCGTCCCAAAGGTCGGAATAATCAAGGGCGGATAACCAGCCGTCGTCGGGGTGGCGGCCACAAACAGCTTTATCGGATTATCG
The Gloeotrichia echinulata CP02 DNA segment above includes these coding regions:
- the rplD gene encoding 50S ribosomal protein L4, which codes for MVESAVKNWQGEQVAQTTFELRVAKEETAAHIVHRALIRQLTNSRQGTASTKTRSEVRGGGRKPWRQKGTGRARAGSIRSPLWRGGGVIFGPKPRDFNLKLNRKERRLALRTAFVSRIDDLIVVEEFNEQLSRPKTKELVGAMTRWGVEPQSKTLLILPALADNSNVYLSARNVENLKLIAADQLNVYDLLHADKIVITTSALEKIQEVYSA
- the rplC gene encoding 50S ribosomal protein L3: MSVGILGTKLGMTQVFDEAGVAIPVTVIQAGPCTVTQIKTKQTDGYAAIQVGFGAVKPKALNRPLLGHLAKSSAPALRHLNEYHTDTPNDYALGQEIKADLFTVGQIVDVVGTSIGRGFAGNQKRNNFGRGPMSHGSKNHRAPGSIGAGTTPGRVYPGKRMAGRLGGTRVTIRKLTIVRVDLERNLLLIKGAIPGKPGSLVNVLPAKIVGK
- a CDS encoding NAD(P)H-quinone oxidoreductase subunit N; translation: MALITTGNTFIRELEKLGSLGVYVPLEGGYEGRYRRRLRAAGYVSLHITARGLGDVAAYLTGVHGVRPPHLGKKSTGGAAVGSVYYVPPILNYNLEQLPPKSKGLVLWIIEGHILSDEEIEYLATLPKLEPRVKVVIERGGDRTFRWTPLEKTLLAS
- a CDS encoding 50S ribosomal protein L23, yielding MPNFDPRNLADLVRRPIVTEKATILMEQNKYTFEVIPKATKTQIKAAIEDLFQVKVVKINTANPPRKKKRVGRFIGYKPQYKRAIVTIAPGDVDKVRQVLFPEL